Genomic DNA from Macadamia integrifolia cultivar HAES 741 chromosome 6, SCU_Mint_v3, whole genome shotgun sequence:
attaatctgTTATGATTGactgatgattcttgtattctaaacactatagggttattcatatgtttaatatggtaaagaatccccaacagtGGTCCATATGTCAACTCTAGACATAACAATTAAAACATGGATTTCAGTTAATTATTAAAACGAAACACATGTATAGTATATATTAGGATCCTTTAATTGGAGTGATgcaaagaaaattctaattAGTATTTGATTATATATTGAGATCATACGTTGGtgaagaaaaggggaagaaacaAGTTTTCCTCATACTGTCATCAGGTTCTATTAATGGCCTAAATTGCTATCCCAACATTATTTTTTCTACGAAGTTTTTTTTCACTGATGGGTGAATGATGAGACTGTCCAGATGTGAACGTCATCACTCCGAAATCTATCTAGCCAATGAGGACTCTCTAAATGAAATCTTTCATTGTAGACTTCTGATTGTGGTATTACCAACATTTTTTAGCTTCTAAGAAGGCATGTACATTAGTATTGTTAATACCATGTATAGCAGTCTACATGCTTTCTCATGTGCTTCCTCTGCTATCACCTACATTAGGGCTAGATTTTATGTTTCACTATGAATGATATCATACAATATATAGGAATTGGTCTAAATAAGAGACCGGCCTCCGACGGGGTGGCATTTTGGACCTTCATCAATAGGAGTAATTATGAGATCTAAATAACTGTCAATTATTAATGGTtactaggaattcaaaaaataattatcaaatgattaagataaataaatatttttcaacaGTAAAAAGCCTGTGGAACTGTGAAGGCAAAGAGAAAAGGGCAAGAAGCCTTTCTATTGTGCAATTTACAAAAGGAGATCTGTGGTTTTTTCTTCACCTAGCCTCGAATGAAGACAGATAAAAGTTCTGAAGGTCATCAATCCGGCTATTCTGGTATCATAATGGTTAGTTATGAAGCTTACAAAGCATCTGGGAGGAATTTCTTAGTATTGCAAAGTGGTTTCAAAGAATCACACAAGCTtttgaattgaataaaaagaccCTTGCATTGTAGTGCATGGTGTTCCATCTATGATATCTAGAAATGAAATTCCGCAGATATAAACATACAAAAGCTACTAAATGCAATACTAAATGAGTGGTTCAAAGTTTTCCGACTGATGAACTAATGCAATACAAACAAATTGTTATGGAATTAAGGCACTTTAGGTTTATGTAAGCCCCTGCATATGTATGCAGCTTTATATTACATAGGAAATCAGAACAAGCGTGTTCTACACAACCGTGTTCTATGAGTTTGTAATCTCAAACTTCCCCTTGGTACAACTATTATTCCTGCTCCATTGAGGCAATGCTATCTTGTTCTTCTGGAAAATCTGCACCAATTTAAAGTAACTTCAACTCAAAAGCAATTATTTGGTAAAGTTATGGTCAACAAACAAAAAACTTTGCTGTTCCATATGTGCATAaaatctctctcatacacacaaTTATTCTATTCTCATATGAAGGCTAATAAAGCCATCAAGAAATTCAACTTTTCTTTCCTGAATGAATATAAAGGTGTCTTAACCATCCATGACAGTACCCAAAGGGAATTCATTAGTCTGAAACGATGTGTTAGGTCATACCATATCATCTCATTTTCAGTAGCCACAAGAGCTACCAGGAGGCATCCCAGATGCTAGATTTCGACCATCACACCCACCATTACTTAGCATTTGACCACCATTTGGGCTTATGGCCTCAGCCCCTTGCTTCCCTAGTTTCTTCACATCCTCAGGAGAAAGAATCTTAATATACCACACATTATTTACAAATGCCCTGCACATAGAGCCATACATACCATCAGTTGAAAGACACAGGTATGAATTCTCAGAACAGATTCTACATTTAGAACCATCGCCAATTACCAAAACATCTAAGATCACTAATTAGTTAATTACTACTTAGGAACCAACAAAAGGTCTGTATTGCATTACAGATCCTTCAACCATTGAAGTCATCTCCATCAGATGCAGTGAGGAGGGCATACCAAGGCTTTGTAGGAATGTTACACAAATGCAAAGCTATGGATCTTTTCAACGAGGATGATAATGCAATAACCCTTGAAGGATTATGGGTACCCATTTAGAATTAAAAATGGCTTGTTATTCACATTATCATACTTCCCATGAACCTATAATAGGGATGTTCATGTATTAATGAAGTGAGAAAAAGACAATGGGTGCTACAGTGTTTAAATCATTGTGtagagatttatttatttatttcttggtTTGACTAGTCCTGCAGAGAAGATCATCTACTTTTATCTAGTTCACTCTTAATAGGGGTCGTGTACATACACGGCGGTCgcttcaaccattggatgggagagaagagagggttGTAATAACATTTCTGTCCCCAGACCCCCCACTGGGTGAAGCGCCTGATGCATCGACCATGTATCTACATGGCCCATGCAAAAAGAATCGGttctcttaataaaaaaaatcaattgaagagttcaaagaattttttttcatcaaaaaggTCAAAGAAAATTGTATTTGTTTTTTCAGCTCCATTTGTTATGATGTAAAATGCCTATATGTAAAATGGTCTGAGAGTTGTCCCTACAGACTACAGTAAAGTTTATCTCCTTCATTTTGCTTCCGATGAAACAACCTCCATACTCCGGTATTTTACATTCTCTATTAACTTCAGACCATTTTACTTCGAAACAAacatattaattttaaaataggTATTCTGGTCACTTTTGCAAAGTACTTACTCCCAAGGGTCGTCTCCAAGGAGAAGGATATCATTCTCCCTGTCAACGAATACAAGCTGCCAGCCTGATCTTAAAGGGTCATCCAGTGGCCCTTCAATACTGAACATCTGACCAAGCTCCTCTATCAGCTCATGGTAGCTGTTGAAGCGGGTGATGTCCAGTGACCTCCCAACTGATCCTGATTTGTAGACCTGCACAAATCTCAAACAGCACCATCAAACCAATTGCTTTACAATGGAGCCTCAAATGAGAACCAAATTCCTGCTCACCTTCACAAATGTTTTGGTTTGTGGATCAACTTGCCCCACAGTATGCAGCAAATCAGAAGAATCGTCCATGCAACCATACAAAGGACTATGAAGGCCAGAAGCTCCAAAAGGAATGGAGGACACATCAGCATCAATTGAAGAAGTACCTAGATTGGGCACTGAAGTGGGAAGCAGGAGTCCTGATGAATCAATATTAACACCAAATAGAGTATGGGTCTGAGCATCTGCACTACAACCGTCAGCCTCCACAGAGCCACCTTTGCCAGTAAATTGTGGGACAGAAAGAGAGTTACCAAAAGTGTTGGCTTGTGAAAACGCAAACTTTGGTACCCAGGACTGCTGTTGTTGCTGCTCCCTCAGCATGGACTGACCAATTCTTGGGAAATTCATGAGATTGCCACTCCCTTCAGGACAAAGTGAACCCAACATGCTCTGCATACATGAAGGGTTTATTGCAGCTGAGAAGGTTATGTTTGAATCTGTAAAATCTGGTTTTTGGCATAAAGGAGCAGATAAAGTTGCTTGCTGCTGCTGGAGATGATCATTTGAAATCTGAAAAGCTTCTTGATATGTTTGTTGCTGCTGTTGTGGCTGTTGCTTCTGCTGACCATTTATTTTCTGTAGCAGTTGTGGCTGTACAAGGTGTCGAGGCTGGTGATCAGATGAATTTTGGGCTTGTTCATGCACAATCTGCTGAGAAAGTGATTGTTGTATCATTTGCTGCTGCAACAGTTGATTAGGCCCGCATGACTGTTGCTGGTATTGGAAAGGCAAAGGCTGCTGAAATTGCATATATTGCTGTTTCAAAGGATCACCACTTCTTATTTCCTGTAAGGATGCTGCTGCGAGGGCTTGGTATTGTTGATCATGTTCATTTCCCAGCAATGGCAGATCAAGCCTCCGCTGCATCCAGGAGCCCACACCAAATCCCTGGAAATTCATGGATTGAAGACCTCGTTCTCCATTATCCCCTCTCAGCCACGTGAGGCCATTCGCCGCATCATCTTTACTATCTGAAACAGCCCAGTAATAAAACAAGTAAACAAAACAACTCCAATAATAGAAACAAGCCCAACATTCACATTGAATAACAGCATATTGGTGGTGAAGGATTAATAATTGCTGAAATTTCCTTGGCCATTGAGACAGATCTATCACCACTGATGAGAAATCCTTTACAATTCAATCTATCCTATCTACTACAGGGCAGAAAACATTTTCTGTTATTGGTAAAGAAGTCTTAGGGTACCTACGACCATTTTAAACAAGAAATTCCTCTAAAATTTCATAGGGATTGGTGGAATCGGTTCCATCCTAAATTCTAATTTAAGTATGCTGGACTTAAAATGAGACAAGTAGAACTGTAGGTAAAAGTTGCTGTACGACAATCAGCCATGTTTCAGGGTTAGGATGCTAGAGTGACAAAGGAGAGCTTCGGGCTTCAATTTCTAGGGCTCAACTACAATAATGAAGTGGtggagagatggatgacttGTGAGGATTAGGAGAACAGAAGATAGAGAGTGATCAACAAATAACGTACAGTTATTCaaataaagggaagaaaacAGAATAAGGTTGGATTTTTTTCTCACAACTTTTCATAACTGACAAGGTTCGCTTTTTGTAAGTTAAATTTGTATAGCATATAATGCCGATCTTACACAGGGGTCCATTACGTAGTTAATACCCATGACTCAAAATCCTACCTTAAACTTATGCCAATAGACACTTGAATTGCAacccccatcccccccccccccaaaaaaaaaaaaaatggaaaacaaaataacaaagCCCAAGTAACTAAAAGAATCGCCATCTTGTGAAACAACTCAAGCTATTATAATGCTCCCAATGACCAAAAAACAACCTGCACAGATTTTTCAACAGTAAACATGTTAGTCGCAAAGTGATGCTTCTACATTATAAAGTCAAGGTGTTGGGGATTTGATAGTGGAGGTGATACCTCAGGCTGGCCAAAATTGGGAGGAGAGGTGAAGGTTATGGAGCCATAGTATGAATCTGAACTAGAATCCAGCAAGTAGGTGTAGAAGTAAAAGAGTCGATATAATTTAATCTTTACCAgagaccaaaataaaaaataaaaaaataatgagcaTCATATATTTCAAAGTAGATGTGGATTTGCACTACATATGTTGGTGTCCAAGGTTCAAGTCTCCTCTCTAGCATAGTTTAACTCTGAATTCTTCAAGACACAGCTAGTTCAATTGGCAAGTCTAAGGAGAATTGTACCATAGACCTGAGCTTGAAACCCATTTTCATCAACTAAACATTAAACATCAACTAACTACCCAAAAAACTAATAAGATAAAATTCAAGCTTCAACTCCgcaatttaattaaaaaataacaaaaaacctaCAAGCCTTGGACATTCCCATGCTTCTCTTGGTTTACTATGTTTGAATCCTAAGAAAATTATCCAATTTCTAGCTCCAAATTGCATTGGGACTTGAGGAAACAGGATTTAACTAAACCAAACAATGTCATTCAAACGAAATCTAGGACTACCTAGTCTACCTTTCTAATGTCGAGCCAACGATTCAGATTTACTAAACCAAAAAATTAGGATAAGCATATTGGATAGTAGCCTTCAACATGTATACACCCAACTGAAactaatcaaaagaaaaacatttgAAAAAACTATGACACCCACCCTCCTAGAGATTTctaattaaaagttaaaacgTACCCCTCCACAAAAACCAACCCAATAACCGTAAGGGTGTCGATTCGGTACCAATACTGAAACTGCACCAAAGGAGATTCAGTTCGGTTTCAGTATGACAAAATGGTTTTTATCTCGGTACTGTATTGGTATTTAAGACAAAATCGTTCAGTATGTACCAACCTGTACCAAATTACCAAAACTATACCGAAATCCCAAAATTATACTGAATTACCAACTATATTTATATAACGGAAAAAACGGCAAAAATATTGTACCGAAACTGTATTCGTACAAATAAAAACTGTACCGAAGTTGTACCGAGCCGAAACCATACGGTACCGAATTATCTCGGTATGGTACGGTTACAATATCTACTGTTGGTCTGCTGCACCGTACCGGTTGACACCTTTAAATATACCTGACTCTCACACTTAACTCTCTCTACCGCTGCCGCCACCACTGCCGCTGCCACCATCACCACTACCACCGCCACCACAGAGTAGAAGATATACGTAACATGAATTCTATAGGTGTTTCAGTTCTTTTAAGTGGcagaaatactttttttttccagttttaccatacacaatttttttttgtacagaAGTATTCCAAATGAacagaaacacaaaaaaatattcCCAACTCAGAAATACTAATTTGGAATAGAAACGTTTGTCATACAGCCCCTAAGTATCCAATGTAATTGATGCCCAATCCAGTTCTAAAACATAGCTTATAGCTTGAAAGGCCATTTTTTACATGCCACAAGTGGGGAGGGGAAACTTAATTATATGCACAATTATGCATACACAAACACAAACGTTGAAAAGACACCGAGGAAATACATTAACAAATTTATTCATCCGAAAATTATGTTTGGATTAGGATACTTCCAAATTTTTATGAATTGTTAAATGACCAATAAAGTCCAAAACTCAACTAGATCTCTATTTCAACCATAGTTGTTACACATCTAGGCAAGCCAAGGAGCCCTAGTTGTCAAGGCGGTGACCTAGGTGACACCTTGGCAGCTATGATTTcaatctcttttgtttttttgtttttgggttagGGGTAAGTACAAGATTCAAACTTTACACTAAAGACTCGTATAATTGCACAAAAAACTAACCCAACACACTGCTACCTCAAGAATTTTCTGTATTAGAGAAAGAGGGCAAAAAGGGGGCCACTGCTTAGAGCAATGGTAAAAGCTTTGTGCTGCCAGGGAAAATGCCTGGGTTTGAGTCTTGACGATGGCCGCTTTGTGCAAAAATGCCAGAGGTTATGACTGATTCCAAAATCACCCCACCCAGGCCCCAAGGAGGGACATCCACTGGGTAATGGTTCTTCTAGAGAAAGATAGCAAAAGTAGATACAAAGAAGGTTATAAACAAACACATACCATGTAAAGAAGAAATTCCAGGATGCCAAGGTTGTTTAAGCCTTAGCGGGAACAATGATGAATACATAGGAAATGTGGTTAATGGCTCAATCTCCCACAAAGAAACTCTTGGCTGTCTCTCACCAGCAGTCGATTCATCCCAACCAACCTACACATTTAAAAGTCAGAAATTAACCATGACCACTACTGAAATTTTTATCACAGCACTATTCAAATTGGACACTGTTCAACTAGACACAATACAGCTCATTAAGGATTCATGGAAAGCAATGTTATAAATTCAATAATCCGATCATGAGTTACAAAATttcaataggaaaaaaaaaaaaaaagatttcgtGATTTATGGCCAAATCACCTATATTTCTTTGTGGAATAAGGTGTTGGGGACTACTATAACGCATCTACAATGAAAACTTACCAGATTTTTTAGCAAGTTTCAATCAAGAAAATCTTTCCAATTATAGAACATGTTGGAGACTACCATGTCAATATGTAACATGTACCATGCAATATAAATTATGTAATTGATAATTATGAAAATGCTTTCCAATGTTGTGGTTTTTTCTTGCCTAATGCATATTTTATTTGTTCTTATTGAATTTTGTGTGTTTGatactaaattatgtgtagaatagGCTATATTGGATAAAGTATACAGCAGGGTACGATGTATGCTAGCAACCTAGGGTTTGAAACTAAACTACCATTTTGAGATGTTCAAATATGTTTAGATATGCTTAATTAGGGTTCCCTTAAAGTTTCAGGCCAAATTATG
This window encodes:
- the LOC122082442 gene encoding auxin response factor 8-like isoform X1, giving the protein MYSSLFPLRLKQPWHPGISSLHDSKDDAANGLTWLRGDNGERGLQSMNFQGFGVGSWMQRRLDLPLLGNEHDQQYQALAAASLQEIRSGDPLKQQYMQFQQPLPFQYQQQSCGPNQLLQQQMIQQSLSQQIVHEQAQNSSDHQPRHLVQPQLLQKINGQQKQQPQQQQQTYQEAFQISNDHLQQQQATLSAPLCQKPDFTDSNITFSAAINPSCMQSMLGSLCPEGSGNLMNFPRIGQSMLREQQQQQSWVPKFAFSQANTFGNSLSVPQFTGKGGSVEADGCSADAQTHTLFGVNIDSSGLLLPTSVPNLGTSSIDADVSSIPFGASGLHSPLYGCMDDSSDLLHTVGQVDPQTKTFVKVYKSGSVGRSLDITRFNSYHELIEELGQMFSIEGPLDDPLRSGWQLVFVDRENDILLLGDDPWEAFVNNVWYIKILSPEDVKKLGKQGAEAISPNGGQMLSNGGCDGRNLASGMPPGSSCGY
- the LOC122082442 gene encoding auxin response factor 8-like isoform X2; this encodes MYSSLFPLRLKQPWHPGISSLHDSKDDAANGLTWLRGDNGERGLQSMNFQGFGVGSWMQRRLDLPLLGNEHDQQYQALAAASLQEIRSGDPLKQQYMQFQQPLPFQYQQQSCGPNQLLQQQMIQQSLSQQIVHEQAQNSSDHQPRHLVQPQLLQKINGQQKQQPQQQQQTYQEAFQISNDHLQQQQATLSAPLCQKPDFTDSNITFSAAINPSCMQSMLGSLCPEGSGNLMNFPRIGQSMLREQQQQQSWVPKFAFSQANTFGLLLPTSVPNLGTSSIDADVSSIPFGASGLHSPLYGCMDDSSDLLHTVGQVDPQTKTFVKVYKSGSVGRSLDITRFNSYHELIEELGQMFSIEGPLDDPLRSGWQLVFVDRENDILLLGDDPWEAFVNNVWYIKILSPEDVKKLGKQGAEAISPNGGQMLSNGGCDGRNLASGMPPGSSCGY